The following is a genomic window from Microcoleus sp. FACHB-672.
GATTCCTCCCCAGCGCACGTAGGCGTAATAAGCATCCGTCATGTAAGTTTTCGCAATCGTTTCTTTCCCCCATGACACATAGAATTTGGCAGCCAGTTCGTGAGCGAGTGCTTCTTCGTTGATGTACTCGTTTTCTTTAGCAAGGGCAATCGCCTTGTCGTACATTTCCATTGCCTCAACCTTTTCACCAAGAACTCGATGCCGCTCTGCCTCCACTAGATAAAATTTATGCAGAAAGTTCATCGGAGCATGATGCGCCCATTTCTGCATCTTTTCTTGATTACTGTGTACCCGCTCAAGAATCTCCTGTTGTTGCGACTTCGTCGCCGCTTCGCTAACAGACTGTGAACGCTCAGGACACACACCTAGCCGTACTAGAGAATCATAAAAATAGAAAATAACAACCGTTAGCTGCCCAGCAGATGCGCCGAAAGAACTTTCTATTTGAGGGATATTTTTTAAGGCTTCTAGGTAATCCTCAAACAGATAACAAAGCACAAGTTTGTTCAAATATAAGTAATGAAGTGCAAGTTGGTTGTTGGTTTGCTGATGTAGCGGCAGCATTTTCTCTTCGTCGTAGGCTTCTCCTTTTAATTGGGATGGGTTTTGGTTTCTTCCCATCATGTTTAAGACGGCTTGCCAACATATCTTTGTATTATTAAGAGCTGTTTCTTGGCTGATTTTATGAAGGGCGTCTGTGTAAGTTGCGATGTCTTGTTCGAGCTGCATTAGTTGCTTGCCGGCAAAAAATGAGTAATGGCTCCACACCATGATGGCATAGCCGGCATATTCTAAATCTCCGGTTTCCAGCCCGCTAGAGAAAACCGACAGGAAAGGTTCTAAAGCATTCTTGACGTGTTCTTTCCAATGTTGAACGGCAGCATATACCAAGTGGCACGTCTTAGCTTCGATTTCTTTGGCATTTAACTTTGAGACGAGACGTAAAGCTAATTGACCGAACTCATAGCCCCGTTCAATATCTCCTATGACTCCACAAAGAAGAAGACTATATACGGCATATCCAAAGGGAGATACAGAAGCATTGCCATATTGAACGGATAAATCGACCTGTTTGCACACGGTTAAAGGCACCAGTGAGGGCCTCCCAGAATAGCAAGGAGAAAATATACTTGACAGAATTCTGATAGCAGCTAGTTGATGAGGATCGCTCATCTCAGGAAGATCGATTAAGTCCTCAATTCGCGTTCCGCTCAAAATTGCCGCAGTTTCCCCCAGCGCCTGCCCAATATCAGATGGGTTTGGCTCAGTGGGAAAGTCTACCCCCAACTGCTTTAAGACTTGCAGCCCCGTATTCAGCGCTTCAAGTAACTTTTGCTGCGCCATATATGCTTGCATCTGGACTTCGTACACCTTCACTTTGTCCAGGAGGGATGTAGATTGTTGCAACACTACATTCGTCAATCTTTGCATTCCCTCAAAATCGCCATTCAGATAGGCCGCTTCTGCTGCTTCTTGATGCAGCGCTAATGTTAGTTCATACTGGCTGCTCCAGCTATGTTCTGCTAACAGTCCTAAACCGACTTGCAAATATTTGACGGCAGACTCATGGGCTGTCGCTGCTTTGGCTCTTTGACCGGCAATTAAATTAAGTTCTGCCAATTCATATTTTTCCGATTCGGAGGTGAGTAAATCCGTCCCATAATTCAGTTGATTAACTAGAGCAAAAATATTGTCTTTTCGATCTTGTGGCGTTGTTTTTTGCAGCAGCAATTGACCAATTTTTAAGTGTGCCTGTTTTTTGTGTTCATTGGGAATTAGAGAATAACACGCCTGCTGCACTCGGTCGTGTAAAAACTTGTAGTCAACTTTGACATCTGTTAAAGTAAACCCACTCGATTCTTCCTGAGTAAATACCAGCGGAATTTTGTATTCATTACCTTGAGGCAAAATCAAACCGGCCTGAAGTGCCGGCCAAAATTGAGCGGCTGTGATTACGGAAGATGCTTCATTCACAACACTCAAAACTTCTAAGTTAAAGCTGTTGCCCACACAAGCTGCTAATTTTAAAACTTTCTGTGTCTCTTCTGGCAGTTTGCGAATATTTCGGGCAATCAGTTCAACAACGTTATAATCAGTAATTCCAATCGCTTGAATGTGTTCAAGGTTCCACTGCCATTCCCTCGAATATAAGTCATAAATTAACAAGTCTTCCTGGTAAAGCGTTTTCAGCAGTTGGCTGAGGAAGAAAGGATTACCCCCAGTTTTGTTAAAAAGTAGTTCAGAAAGCGCTTTAGATCGAACAGATTCGTTTAAAGTTTCGCTGATTAATTCTTTAACATGAATCTCTTGTAAGGGTTTGAGTACAATATTATGAACGGTTGCGCCGGCAGCTTGAATCTTTTCAATGGTTTGAATTGTCGGATGCACTGGAGAAACTTCGTTATCCCGGTAAGCACCGATCAATAATAAATACTGACTCTCTGTATCCGTGATCAGAAATTCAAGCAATTTTAATGAGGCTAAATCTGCCCACTGCAAGTCATCCAAGAAAACAACCAGGGGATGTTCTTGGGTTGTAAATACGCCAATGAATTGTTTGAAAACTCGACTAAAACGGTTTTGCGACTCAGTCGCTCCCAGTTCAGAGACGGAAGGTTGTTTTCCAACAATTAATTCTAGTTCCGGGATGACATCGATAATGACTTGCCCGTTTATCCCTAAAGCCGATAACAGTTTTTCTTTCCAAGTTTGGATTTGCGCTTCGCTTTCGGTCAGTAATTGGCGAATTAATGATTGGAATGCTTGAATCAGGGAAGCATAAGGAATATTTCGTTTAAATTGGTCAAACTTGCCGGCAATAAAATAACCCCGCTGCCGGACAATGGGTTTGTGAACTTCATTGACTAAAACTGTTTTGCCAATCCCGGAATAACCGGAAACAAGCATTAACTCGCTTGTGCCACCGGCTACCCGATCAAAGGTTTCCAAAAGTCTGGAAACTTCTGCTTCTCTTCCGTAGAGTTTTTGAGGAATTAGCAATTGGCCGGCTTTATCTGCGCTGCCGGCAATAAAATCAGAAATCGTGCCGGTCATTTGCAGTTTCATCAAGCAAATTTCCAGATCAAATTTTAGACCTTCTGCACTTTGATACCGCTCTTCAGCCATTTTGGCTAATAACTTCATCACAATCGCTGAAACTGCCTCTGGAATTTCTGGATTGAGCTGTTGTGGCGGCACCGGCTTTTTCGCAATATGGCAGTGAACGAATTCTAAAGGATCAGTTGCAGAAAAAGGCAATTGACCTGTCAGCATTTCATAGAAAGTCACACCCAAAGAGTAAAAATCAGTCCGATAGTCTAAGGAGCGATTCATTCTGCCGGTTTGCTCCGGCGACATATAGGCGAGAGTGCCTTCCAACAAGTTGGGATTACTAATCGCTTGGTTTTCTCGCTCCAGACGAGAAGCAATGCTAAAGTCTATGATTCTGACTTCTGCTGTTTTTGTATTAATTAAAATATTGTGAGGTTTAATGTCCTTATGAATTATATTATTTTTATGTAAATTTCCTAAAATTTCAACTAACTGACAAGCAATTGTGAGAAATTTGATAATTTTAAATTGCTTTTGATTGCTTAATACATCACTTAAAGATTGGCTAATAAAATGTTCAGAAATTAAAGCTAACCCATTTTTAAAGGTTTCCAATCCTAAAGGTTTGACAATTCCCTGGACTTGTAAATTTTCTAAAATCTTATACTCATGTCTTAAGCGAGTAATCTCTTCTATTGTTGGATACTCACTTTTGAGAGTTTTCACAACCACCGCCGTGGCTTCTGCTTCTTTTATTCCGCTATAGATAACAGTTTTGTGGCTTTCATAGATAGCTTGGTTTAGTTTGTAGCCAGAGAGAGTAATGCTCATTTTAATTAAGGAGTGTTTTATGAGTTATAAGTGTTAATTTCTTGAAAGCAATCGCAAATACGAAACGCTTAAGGCTTCAGTAGAAACATTAGCTCGGATGTAAGTGTGAAGCTGCTCCAACTGTAAAACATAATCGGATGTGATATTAGTTGCAATACTTGTATGTCTTTAAAATATTTAAAAATCTTATATTTTAATATAAATTAAAAATTAGAGAGTGTAAAAATCATTTTATTAAATAAGGATAAAACATGCAATGCAGCGAACTCTTCAACAAATGGGGTAAGCTTCTTAAGCGTGATAGCAAAGCATAAAAGGTCAAAATCTGGTAGCCTTGTTTGCGGTTCTTGCTTCAATTCTGGACAGGCGTGCAGCCGGCACTATAAGAACTGAGCGAATCTCCTAGACTAAAGATAGAACAACCACAGAAGATGCTGAGGACTCAAAAAATTCCCTCATGGCGCTGTTGGTGTCTTGGCGGTTCATCTAAAAAGGAGTTCAACCTTGGTTCAACTATCCGCTACCACCCAGGTGGAAAGTCCCCAAGAATGGGACTTATCAGACCTTTATCAAGGCTTTGACGATCCCCAACTGGCGCAAGATTTGCAAGCATTGCAGCAGAGTGCGGCACAGTTCCGGGAACACTATCGCGGCAAAGTTGCCGAACTTAAACCGGAGGCTGTGGCAAGCTGTCTGCAACAGCTGGAAACCATCGCAGAAAAATCCGGTTATGTGTACGCCTTCCCCTCCCTCGTCTTCTCTGCGGATACCCGCAACACTGAGGCAAAGCAATTTCTCGACAAAGTGATGGAAGCGCTGACGATTGTCGAGAACCAGCTGTTATTTTTTGATTTGGAACTGCAAAAGCTCGATGCTGAGAAGTTTGCCGAATTGCAAGCCTCACCGGCACTGCAAACATACAGCCACTACCTAGATCGTATCGCCGAATTGCGCCCTCACAAGCTGTCTGAGGAAGTTGAGCAAACTCGCAACCAAGATAGCCTCACAGGACGGCAAGCGTTTGTCCAGTTGCGTTCCGTACACTTGGGTGAACGAGAATACGAGCCGGTGACAACACCAGAAGGTAAAACTGTCACGGAAGAAGCCGAACTTAGTGCGCTGCTGTTTCACCCAGATGCCGACGTGCGCTATGACGCTTACCTGTCAGTGCGGGACGTGATGCACGAGCACAACTCGCTGTATGGCTTCATTCTCAACACCATCGCTCAAGATCACCGGATTGAAAGCCAGATGCGGGGATACACCGGCACGTTGCACAAGCAATTGTTAGCCGATGAAGTTTCTGAGCCGGTTTTCCGCGCCATTATGGAAGGCACCGGCAGCCGGTTTGACTTATTCCAGCGTTACTATCAGCTCAAAAGCAAAGCCTTGGGGCAAAAAATTCGCATCTGCGATATTTACGCGCCTTGGACATCAGGCGATGAGCTAACGCCGCCGGTGAACTATAAAGCCGGTGTAGAAACTCTACTCACCGCTTTAGAAAAATTTGATGTAAACTACGCCCGTCGTGCGGAAGAATTTTTCATCAAAAACTGGGTAGATGCGAAAGTGCGTCCAGGCAAACGCGGTGGTGCGTTTTGTTCCTACACCCACGGTAAGCACAGTTATCTGATGCTTTCCTACACAGATGACTACAACTCCCTGTTTACTTTAGCCCACGAAATGGGGCACGGATTGCACTTTGCCTGGATAGGAGATCGGCAATCTTATTTCAACAGTAACCCACCAATGGTGCTGGCAGAAATTGCTTCCACTTTTAATGAACTGCTGCTGCTCGATCACCTGCTTAAAACTGCAGCAAATGACAAAGTTCTCACCAAGTCTTTGATCACGCGGCAGTTGGAAGATCAGTTAAATCTGCTATTCCGCCAAAGCACCATCAGCCGGCTGGAATTAGCCATTCACGAACGAGCTGCCGAGGGCAGTTTTGATCGTAAATGGGTTAACGCACAGTGGATGGAACTGTATCGCACACTCTGCGGCGATGCCGTCGAATTGCTGCCAGAACATCAATATGATTGGGCGCGGATCGGTCACATTTTCTTTAAACCGTTCTACTGCTACCAATACACGGCCTCTAATATTGTCAGCTTAGCCTGCTATCAAAAATACCTACAAACCGGCAAAGATTTTATCCCCGGTTACATGGAATTACTCGCTGCCGGTGGCAGTATGAATCAGGTAGAAGCCTTGCGCCGGTATGTAGACGTAGACATAGAAGATCCAGCGACGATTCGGGGCGCTTTAGGTTATGTAGAAAGTCTTTTAGACCAACTACAAGCAACCCTTTAAAACCCGTAAACTTTTAAGGGCAACCCCAAGGTTGTCCTTAAAAACTTAACAAAAAAATACACTTAAAAAACCCATCATCTGCTTTCATCTGTGCTGATCGGTGTGTATCAGCGGTTAAAAAAAATTCCCTCTATGCCGGCAACTAAGGGATATTGGCAAAAACCGGCTACAGCCAATCTATCGCGCCGGCTCAAGACACTGCGTTAAAATTCTCAAGCCAAAGTAACGCAGTCATTTTCTATGCAAATCAACTGGCAAACCGCCAAAACTTACGAAGACATTCTCTACCACAAAACCGACGGCATCGCTAAAATTACCATCAACCGTCCCCACAAACGCAATGCCTTCCGCCCTAAAACAGTCTTTGAACTCTACGATGCCTTTTGCGATGCGCGTGAGGACACCGGCATTGGCGTCGTACTCTTCACTGGCGCGGGACCTCACACCGATGGCAAATACGCATTTTGCTCTGGCGGCGATCAAAGTGTTCGCGGGACAGCCGGCTACGTCGATGATGCCGGCATCCCCCGCCTGAATGTGCTGGACTTACAGCGCCTAATTCGTTCCATGCCCAAAGTGATCATTGCCCTCGTTGCCGGCTACGCCATCGGTGGGGGTCACGTCTTGCACCTGATCTGTGACTTGACAATTGCCGCAGATAACGCCGTGTTTGGACAAACCGGCCCAAAAGTCGGCAGCTTTGACGGGGGTTTTGGGGCTAGCTATTTGGCTAGAGTTGTGGGCCAAAAAAAGGCACGAGAAATCTGGTTTCTCTGCCGGCAGTACAGCGCACAGCAAGCATTGGAAATGGGCTTAGTCAATTGTGTCGTGCCGGTGGAAGAGTTGGAAGCAGAAGGCATAAAATGGGCCAATGAAATCTTAGAGAAAAGCCCCATTGCAATTCGCTGCCTCAAAGCCGCCTTTAACGCCGACTGCGACGGGCAAGCCGGTCTCCAAGAACTTGCCGGTAACGCCACCTTACTTTATTACATGACCGAAGAAGGTGCGGAGGGCAAACAAGCATTTCTCGAAAAACGCCCTCCCGATTTTCGCCAATACCCCTGGCTGCCATAATTCTAGAGTGCCAAAAATTAAGGTTTTTTCATAAAAAATCGCACCGGGTTTAAGTGCCGGTGCGATTGAAATGAGAATTTTTACTCAATTTTTCTTTAGACTCGAATTTTGCCTTGCTTTGAAGTAAGTCCAACCCTTACAAAACCTGCAATCTTAGGTCAAAATTTTCTATATCGAGTAATTCGGTAGATGCATCTCCAACGTCTTGACTTGTTTTTGGCCACTACCGGCCAGCAAGCTTCATTAATAAAATATTTTCAGTTACACTAAAAGCGCCGAGGTCAACCTTGACGGGGTCACGTTGTTTTCCTGAGTGCAAGCATCTGCCTGAGAACAAGCTAATGAACCCTCTAAAGAAAGCGGTTCCTGACAGCTCAGCATTTCCTGATGCCAAAGTCTGAGTTCTTCCAGTGCTTCCCAAGAGGGAGCAAAGGGAGGAAGCGCCAACGAGCAAGCTGTCCAGCCGCCTCGCACCGGCACATCCAACTGTTGGCAATGACCACCGCGTCTTCCCACTGGCTGGTAAAAGCGGCAGTGGCGGCAGGCGGAAGCAGAGCAATTAAGGGTTTTCATAAAGTTCTCGTTGGAGATGCGAATGATCGTCTTCTTTTATTTGTAATCGATCGCTCTCAACGTTATTTAGCCTGCAACCACCGATCCTGTATAGATTTAAGCGATCCCCGAGGTGTTTCTCCTCTTAATCTTTATTTTAGATTTACTTTAAAAACCGATACATATAACTTTAAAAATAGAAGCGGTCTATAGGCTGCAATAGACAAATTTAGGACAAAACTAAACGGGGATCAAGTAAAACGTTAAACATCTGACAAGAGGAATACACTAAAATCATTAACTAACAAGGTCTAAGAGGAAGAATTATACTCTGAATTTGCCATTCGTAAGGAGTAAATAATTACATTTTTTAAATCTTGCGAAAGGCCACAACCAAAAACCCTTTAAAAGAATGGCTCCGGTCGGTTGCAAGCCGGCAAGCTGGCCCTGGCAAACCCTGGCTTCACCTCACCAGCCCCTCGTCGCACACAAGGCACAAACTCCCCAGCGCTGAAGCTCTCCCGGTGGCGCAGGACACTGACACTGCTCGCAAAGCGGTAAAGATTGCGTTCGCGCCTGTATGCCCTCAGCCCATTGCTGAAAAGCTTCCTTTGGCTCCTTAACAGCCGGCTTCGGTTCAATTTTATCGCCGGTTGGCGTATCAACTACCCGACTCGGATGCTCTCGCCACAAGACTGTTTGCTCTTGGGTTGCCGGCCCATCATTGAGTGGGTTGTGCCACTGAGCCGTCGAAAAGCGAATATCTACCAGAGATGCCGGCAAACGCAAATTTAACTTGGCCAAAATCTGCCGACGCTGGAACATGAGCTGTTGTGCCCAAACCGCACTCGATGTCGCTACCTTTAGCACCCCGCGATCAATAGCAAGCGGTCGAGTTTGAGCCATCACCGCTGCACCGACCACTTCGGGCCAACAGCGCAGCAAACTTTGAAATTCCTGTGATTGCTGCAACCCCGCGTGATTTTCTAGAGAGCCTATCACCTGATTGAGAGCTTTAAAAGCCATCGCGCCCCTCTCAAATTTTTGCAAACGCCCGGTTATCAGCAAAGCTCATCAGCGATGCCTCCCTTTATATTCTGATGGCTCTGTGACTTATCTAGGTAGAGGTTTTGGCAACAAGAAAGCCGGCTGCAGTTAAACGCATTAAAAAAGCCTCAAAAATGATAGAACCCCTCGCCGGTAAAAATCTTGAAGGGAGACTTAAAATAAAGCATCGATGAATCGGCACAGATCACTGTTCAGCAATGGCTAAACATCTGCACCAAAAGACCCAACCCGCGCAAACAGCAACCGCCATCAAAAATATTTCACCTCAGCCATTGGCTTTAACCCTTGTCAGTGGGAACAATGGGCGAGCAAAAACCGGCTCTGGTGTAAGATATCAAGTTAAGCTTTTAAATCGGTACAAACAGAACTGCCCAAAACAGGTCGCCCGCACCTGAGGGATAAACCACTTCACTACATGATGCGCGATCGAAACAGCCGGTAGGAGCCGCACGCAATGAGCAAAAGTCCCGACCTTGTCTCAGCCACACCCGCCTCGCCAACCCATTCATTGAAGCCGGCCTTAAAAGCGGCTCTCGGCAGTTTGGATGTGCAGCTAGAGGAAGAATTAACCCGATACCGACGCCAGCGACGCCGGGAACAAACGCCCACGTCTAACCGAGGAATTGGCCAAAACCAAAGCCGAGACCCCTTAGATTTAATTTATGTGACAGCCACCGGCGGCAGAACCCAGCCGAATGCAGGCTCACTGGCGGAAATGCCGCCACCGTCGGTGTCCATTGACCCGCCGGCTCCAACCTGGCAAAAAGAGGAGCTATCACTGCCCCAGATATCGATCCCACCCTCAGCGGCAGAGCTAGCTGGCTCCAACGCGCTAGAAGCCTCTCAAACAGCCAACGGCGAACCTAGCCCCACCACCGAAATTGCTGCCGGTGAAAGTTTAGCCCATCCCAACAAAAGCGAAGCTCCAAACGGCTATTTGGAGTCCTCAGAAGAACTGCTCAAAAGTCTTGGTGACCCACGAGCAACCAAAGCAAGACAAAGGGAACGGAACACCGCAGACAACCTGCTCAGCCCCCTGGGCATCGGGTCAATGTTGCTGTTTTTAATGGCTAGCGCGATCTTCGGGTACGTGGCCACCAATCCGTCCGGTCTGAAACACCTCTCACCGAGCCGGCTTTTTAACCAGCAAACGCCCAACACCGCCCAAAATTCAAACAATACAACCGTCACCACCGGCGGTGCGGCGGAAGCCAGCCTGCCAACCTCCCCAAATTTAGCCTCCGAAGAATTTGTGGAACTTGATTTGGGCACACTCAGTACAGTGAATCCCTCGCCCACGCCACTACTGGCCCCAGTCCTACAATCTTCTGTTCCACCGCAAGCCGCCAGCGCTACCCCGATTCCCCAGGTCACTGTCAAATCAGGCCCAGTGCCCACTCCCAGCCCAGCCGCCAAATCCAGAGGTTTGGGAAGCTTGACAGCGGCTTTATTGCCTCCATCAAACAAACCGCAAGGGTCGAACAAGCCGCCGGCAAAAGGACAGCCCCTGGCTCCCCCAGCCGCGCCGAAAGCACCGGCACCGACAGTAACGGTTGTAACACCTAGCCCAGCAGTAACCATAACCACGGCACCAGCAGCCACGCCCACCGCCACGCCAACAGCCGCCGCAACAGCGAACGCCGAATCTGCTACAGACGATTACTTCTATGTTGTCTTGAATTATGACGGCGAAGCTAGTCTGGAAAAAGCACGGCAAGTCGTCGCAGATGCCTACGCACGCGACTTCCCAGCCGGCTCTCAAATCCAGTTAGGGGCTTTTAATGATGCGGCTACTGCCCAAATTTTGGTGCAGGAACTGCAACGACAAGGACTGGCAGCCAAGGTTTACCGGCCTTAAGTGGGCCAATGAGAGCGGGCAAGATCCCGTAAAACTGCAAATCGGTTTTTCGCGTCTTGCCGGCATCAAAACAAAGGCCGGTTTTTCAGCAAGTCTGCCGGCAGCGGCAAAGTCACAGGCTACAAAGCTTGAAATACGCTCATAGCAGTTTTTTGGTAAGATTAACCTGTTGGTGAATTCGCCATCACCATGCAATAAGCACCTTTTGTGAAAATGCAAACACCTCAGCGGTTTGCATAATCGTGCGAGTAATACCCGCAATTCATCCTAGGCAGTAAGACTGATAAGGTCTCAAAAGAAGACATTCATTCAAAAAGCTAGGAAGAATGCGGTCAGTGCTGTTCCTTCAACTGCCTGGAAATCCGGTACAAGGAAGAATCCGTTATGGGATTATTTGACCGTGTCATGCGGGTGATTCGCGCCAATATCAACAGTCTGGTTGGCAGCGCGGAAGATCCAGAAAAAATTCTGGAACAAACTGTGATTGATATGCAGGAGGATCTGATCCAACTGCGGCAAGCGGTCGCCCAGGCAATTGCCACCCAGAAACGCACAGAGCGCCAGTGCAGCCAAGCTCAATCCACAGCAGATGAATGGTATCGCCGCGCCCAGCTAGCACTGCAAAAAGGGGATGAGAATTTGGCCCGCGAAGCCCTGATGCGGCGGAAAACCTACCACGAAACAGCACAGGCAATGAAGGCGCAGATTGAACAACAAAGTGGTGTTGTTAACCAGCTCAAGCAAAATATGCGGAGCTTGGAGAGCAAAATTGCCGAGGCTAAAACGAAAAAAGATTTGTACATTGCCCGCGCCCGCTCTGCCAAAGCTTCTGAAAAGTTGAACGAGATGATGGGACAGTTCAACACCGGCAGCGCCATGAATGCCTTCGAGCGCATGGAAGAGAAAGTTATGCAGCTCGAAGCCCGATCAGAAGCAATCGCACATCTGGGACACGATGATTTAGAAAACAAATTTGCCGCTTTGGAAGGGGGAGGCGGTGTTGATGCTGAACTAGCGGCGATGAAATCTCAAATCATTAGGGGTAGCGATCCAGCCAAATTGCCTCCCGGTGAGTCATCGAATCCGTAAACGATTTTTAATAAATGTGAAAGAGAAAACAGCTTCTCAAACGCAGCAATCGCTTGCCGGCACCCGAAACTTGGCAGACTAACTCTTGAAGCCAGTTCTTTCACAACGGAAAGCAGATGCCGGCTAAATACAAAGAAATTCCCTTGCCTCTACCGATTAAAGCCTGAAGTTTTTACACTGAAGTAAGAGAGTCCTCTGTGGAATCTCCACCAAGGCTGTGTGCCTCCCTGAAAATACCAACTTAAACTAGATATTAAGTTGAGGGCAGCCGTCTCAGACTGAACCGATTGAGACGCTGGCCACCTAAATTAAACCCAACGGGCTGACACCAGAAGCCTGACATACCTCGTAAACCCTAAAAGGAAAGACGAAATCATGGGATTGTTTGATCGCATTAGCCGCGTCGTCCGGGCCAATATGAACGACATGGTCAGCAAGGCAGAAGATCCTGAAAAGGTCTTAGACCAGGCCATCATAGATATGCAGGAAGACCTGGTGCAGTTGCGTCAGGCCGTTGCCAGTTCGATTGCCACACAAAAACGCACCGAGCAACAGTACAATCAGGCTCAATCTCAAGCTAACACCTGGCAACAACGCGCCCAGCTAGCTTTGCAAAAAGGGGATGAAAATCTAGCCCGCGAAGCACTGGTTCGGAAAAAAAGCCACGCTGAAACAGCAGGAACGCTGAAAGCCCAGCTGGATACGCAAGTGACTCAGGTGGATACGCTCAAGCGCAACCTGATTGCTTTGGAAAGTAAGATTTCTGAAGCCAAAACCAAAAAGAATATGCTCAAAGCGCGGGCGCAAGCTGCTAAGGCGAACGAACAGCTGCAAAATACGATTGGCAATTTGGGCACTAGCAGCGCAATGGGCGCTTTCGAGCGCATGGAAGAGAAGGTTTTGCAAATGGAAGCCCGATCTCAAGCGGCTGCTGAGCTGGGTGGTAGCGATTTAGAAAGTCAATTTGCCTTGCTTGAATCTGGCAGCAATGTTGACGATGAACTCGCAGCAATGAAAGCTTCCCTTAGCGGTGCTCCTCCCACCCAAGAAGCTCTACCCGCTTCTGGCCAAACGAGTGCCCCCAAAAACAATCAAGCCGTTGACGCTGAATTGGAAGAACTGCGTTCGCAACTCAACGATATGTAGGTCTCACCGGCTCTTGATCGTTTCTCCAGCAACCCAGGTCTCGATAAACCGCTGTGCGTCCACTCTCTCACCTGTTCCATTTCGAGCGAACACAGAGGGGATGGATGACTTCAGGGAGTCTATCGGGACCTGTTTGCTAAGTGCTGGCCGATAAAATCTGGATAAGATGCGGACAAGCGAGGAATAATCAAACGGATACGAGAATGTGGGTCAACCGGCTCGGTTTATTGTTGCGCTCAC
Proteins encoded in this region:
- a CDS encoding hybrid sensor histidine kinase/response regulator, translated to MSITLSGYKLNQAIYESHKTVIYSGIKEAEATAVVVKTLKSEYPTIEEITRLRHEYKILENLQVQGIVKPLGLETFKNGLALISEHFISQSLSDVLSNQKQFKIIKFLTIACQLVEILGNLHKNNIIHKDIKPHNILINTKTAEVRIIDFSIASRLERENQAISNPNLLEGTLAYMSPEQTGRMNRSLDYRTDFYSLGVTFYEMLTGQLPFSATDPLEFVHCHIAKKPVPPQQLNPEIPEAVSAIVMKLLAKMAEERYQSAEGLKFDLEICLMKLQMTGTISDFIAGSADKAGQLLIPQKLYGREAEVSRLLETFDRVAGGTSELMLVSGYSGIGKTVLVNEVHKPIVRQRGYFIAGKFDQFKRNIPYASLIQAFQSLIRQLLTESEAQIQTWKEKLLSALGINGQVIIDVIPELELIVGKQPSVSELGATESQNRFSRVFKQFIGVFTTQEHPLVVFLDDLQWADLASLKLLEFLITDTESQYLLLIGAYRDNEVSPVHPTIQTIEKIQAAGATVHNIVLKPLQEIHVKELISETLNESVRSKALSELLFNKTGGNPFFLSQLLKTLYQEDLLIYDLYSREWQWNLEHIQAIGITDYNVVELIARNIRKLPEETQKVLKLAACVGNSFNLEVLSVVNEASSVITAAQFWPALQAGLILPQGNEYKIPLVFTQEESSGFTLTDVKVDYKFLHDRVQQACYSLIPNEHKKQAHLKIGQLLLQKTTPQDRKDNIFALVNQLNYGTDLLTSESEKYELAELNLIAGQRAKAATAHESAVKYLQVGLGLLAEHSWSSQYELTLALHQEAAEAAYLNGDFEGMQRLTNVVLQQSTSLLDKVKVYEVQMQAYMAQQKLLEALNTGLQVLKQLGVDFPTEPNPSDIGQALGETAAILSGTRIEDLIDLPEMSDPHQLAAIRILSSIFSPCYSGRPSLVPLTVCKQVDLSVQYGNASVSPFGYAVYSLLLCGVIGDIERGYEFGQLALRLVSKLNAKEIEAKTCHLVYAAVQHWKEHVKNALEPFLSVFSSGLETGDLEYAGYAIMVWSHYSFFAGKQLMQLEQDIATYTDALHKISQETALNNTKICWQAVLNMMGRNQNPSQLKGEAYDEEKMLPLHQQTNNQLALHYLYLNKLVLCYLFEDYLEALKNIPQIESSFGASAGQLTVVIFYFYDSLVRLGVCPERSQSVSEAATKSQQQEILERVHSNQEKMQKWAHHAPMNFLHKFYLVEAERHRVLGEKVEAMEMYDKAIALAKENEYINEEALAHELAAKFYVSWGKETIAKTYMTDAYYAYVRWGGIAKVEHLEKRYPELLSAVLQQKINQKADETMRQTSQGRITSTGSAISKMLDLGAVMKASQAIAEEIVLCNLLEKLMKILIENAGAQIGCLILEKAGTLVIEAQETLDSEDITVLQGLPALSSKTVPISIINYVARTRENVVLNDASREGTFIQDVYIIKHQSKSILCTPLIHQGKLSAILYLENNLTTGAFTRERLEVLKLLSAQAAISIENARLYSDLESAKANLEVVNANLEAKVQERTQELEQKNIHLQKAEKTAKSASRAKSEFLANMSHELRTPLNGILGYAQILKRDQQLSESYKHSVNIIYQCGDHLLNVINDILDLSKIEARKMEISSKEFRFPEFLEGIVEICRLRAEQKGISLSYEPLTQLPTGIRGDEKRLRQVLINLLGNAVKFTEVGGVTFKVGVMPAGEDSTNPSNSNPEFPTVKIRFQVEDTGVGMSPEQLGEIFLPFYQVGEHNRKGEGTGLGLAISRQLVEMMGGEIKVESCLGKGSIFFFDLDLQKVSKMENYLKFYERTIIGFKGEKRKLLVVDDKWENRSILAGLLQPLGFEIAEATNGHECLEKTMQFQPDLILTDLVMPVMDGFEATRRIRKSPELAKIVVIATSASVFDFEQQKSWDAGCDDFLLKPVRYEELLEKLKRHLKLEWVYEENQDEKPKKAENVQDLGVKNEGSMVIPPAKEIAILWDLVMMGDLRGIQDQATQLEELDTQYIPFVTELKQLTKGFKLKEIREFLNKIQGNTETN
- a CDS encoding M3 family oligoendopeptidase produces the protein MVQLSATTQVESPQEWDLSDLYQGFDDPQLAQDLQALQQSAAQFREHYRGKVAELKPEAVASCLQQLETIAEKSGYVYAFPSLVFSADTRNTEAKQFLDKVMEALTIVENQLLFFDLELQKLDAEKFAELQASPALQTYSHYLDRIAELRPHKLSEEVEQTRNQDSLTGRQAFVQLRSVHLGEREYEPVTTPEGKTVTEEAELSALLFHPDADVRYDAYLSVRDVMHEHNSLYGFILNTIAQDHRIESQMRGYTGTLHKQLLADEVSEPVFRAIMEGTGSRFDLFQRYYQLKSKALGQKIRICDIYAPWTSGDELTPPVNYKAGVETLLTALEKFDVNYARRAEEFFIKNWVDAKVRPGKRGGAFCSYTHGKHSYLMLSYTDDYNSLFTLAHEMGHGLHFAWIGDRQSYFNSNPPMVLAEIASTFNELLLLDHLLKTAANDKVLTKSLITRQLEDQLNLLFRQSTISRLELAIHERAAEGSFDRKWVNAQWMELYRTLCGDAVELLPEHQYDWARIGHIFFKPFYCYQYTASNIVSLACYQKYLQTGKDFIPGYMELLAAGGSMNQVEALRRYVDVDIEDPATIRGALGYVESLLDQLQATL